The Polyangiaceae bacterium genome includes a region encoding these proteins:
- the rpmE gene encoding 50S ribosomal protein L31, whose translation MKDGIHPKYEVIEVTCACGNTFKTRSTAKEMTVDVCGACHPFYTGKQRLMDTQGRIDRFRKKYGTAS comes from the coding sequence ATGAAGGACGGCATTCATCCCAAGTACGAAGTGATCGAGGTGACCTGCGCCTGCGGGAACACGTTCAAGACCCGTTCCACCGCCAAGGAAATGACCGTGGACGTGTGCGGTGCGTGTCACCCGTTCTACACCGGCAAGCAGCGCCTGATGGACACCCAGGGCCGCATCGACCGGTTCCGCAAGAAGTACGGCACCGCTTCGTAG
- a CDS encoding 4Fe-4S binding protein — MPWLSGAGAVPPLDRAPEPEKTCGSGACSCSTPSPEPPPPVVRAEAKGVGAWGRIKKKIRPKKKKRPGSGIPARKGIRILLWVRRASQIGFFGLFMFFLFQTAFRGTFSAAADQPVRLPLPVEGFLLADPFVAAMTLLSTHTIYRGLAWSLVVLALTLVFGRVFCGWICPFGTMHHFFGWIFPSRYLKGNKRVDSNKTHWWQAGKYYLLYGFLGAAAVGSAIGGLMDPICVAVRTVGLGVVPALQYLGVRSATVAAETNLRSVQTVSDGAQDFFAQSVWTANQAYFNQTWFIVFFLAAILFMNRFIPRFWCRALCPLGAFLGVFARFSLFGMEKDHAKCTDCNLCLVHCQGADSPQGGVKHRQDECHMCLNCESACPEDVIKFRFLPNRRSEIKKPDLARRTVMASGAAGAVAIPAMRIANWPDKDYSPKVIRPPGSVEERDFLERCIRCAECMKVCPNNALHPAFFEAGLEGLWTPILIPRIGYCEFSCVLCGQVCPTGAIQKIDEKEKMGIGQKPISIGTAMYDHGRCLPWAMATPCIVCEEFCPTSPKAIWAEDVDVPKRDSKYEEKGEKAKMLTVHVQRPHVDPSLCIGCGACEKVCPIVDKPAVYVTNAGETRSKTNVILLENTSYSQKS; from the coding sequence ATCCCGTGGCTGAGCGGGGCGGGAGCGGTGCCGCCGCTGGATCGCGCGCCCGAGCCGGAGAAGACCTGCGGCTCCGGTGCCTGCAGTTGCTCCACTCCGTCGCCCGAGCCGCCACCCCCCGTGGTGCGTGCAGAAGCCAAGGGTGTTGGGGCTTGGGGACGCATCAAGAAGAAGATCCGCCCCAAGAAGAAGAAGCGTCCGGGCTCCGGCATTCCGGCGCGCAAGGGTATCCGCATCCTGCTCTGGGTGCGGCGGGCATCGCAGATCGGCTTCTTCGGTCTGTTCATGTTCTTCCTGTTCCAGACCGCGTTCCGCGGCACCTTCAGCGCCGCTGCGGATCAGCCGGTGCGTTTGCCGCTCCCTGTGGAGGGCTTCCTGCTCGCCGATCCGTTCGTGGCGGCGATGACCCTGCTCAGCACTCACACCATCTACCGGGGCCTCGCCTGGTCCCTGGTGGTGCTGGCCCTCACGCTGGTGTTCGGGCGCGTGTTCTGCGGGTGGATCTGTCCCTTCGGGACGATGCACCATTTCTTTGGTTGGATCTTTCCGAGCCGCTACCTCAAGGGCAACAAGCGGGTCGACTCCAACAAGACACACTGGTGGCAGGCCGGTAAGTACTACCTGCTCTATGGTTTTCTCGGCGCGGCCGCGGTGGGGAGCGCCATCGGCGGGTTGATGGACCCCATCTGCGTCGCGGTGCGCACCGTGGGCCTGGGCGTCGTGCCCGCCCTGCAGTACCTGGGCGTTCGCAGCGCCACCGTCGCCGCGGAAACGAACCTGCGCTCGGTGCAGACCGTGAGCGACGGCGCGCAGGATTTCTTCGCGCAATCCGTGTGGACCGCGAACCAGGCGTACTTCAACCAGACGTGGTTCATCGTCTTCTTCCTGGCGGCGATCTTGTTCATGAACCGCTTCATCCCGCGGTTCTGGTGCCGAGCGCTGTGTCCGCTGGGCGCGTTCCTCGGCGTGTTCGCGCGCTTCAGTCTGTTCGGCATGGAGAAGGATCACGCCAAGTGCACGGACTGCAACCTGTGCCTGGTGCACTGCCAGGGCGCGGACAGCCCCCAGGGCGGCGTGAAGCATCGGCAGGACGAGTGCCACATGTGCCTCAACTGCGAGTCCGCCTGTCCGGAGGACGTGATCAAGTTCCGCTTCTTGCCGAACCGGCGGAGCGAGATCAAAAAGCCGGACCTGGCACGCCGTACGGTGATGGCGTCCGGCGCGGCCGGCGCCGTCGCCATCCCGGCGATGCGCATCGCGAACTGGCCGGACAAGGACTACAGCCCCAAGGTCATTCGACCGCCGGGGTCGGTGGAAGAGCGCGACTTCTTGGAGCGTTGCATCCGTTGCGCCGAGTGCATGAAGGTGTGCCCCAACAACGCCTTGCACCCCGCGTTCTTCGAAGCGGGGCTCGAAGGCCTGTGGACGCCGATCCTGATCCCGCGCATCGGCTACTGCGAGTTCTCCTGCGTGCTCTGCGGTCAGGTGTGCCCCACCGGCGCCATCCAGAAGATCGACGAGAAAGAGAAGATGGGCATCGGCCAGAAGCCCATCTCCATTGGCACTGCCATGTACGACCACGGCCGCTGCCTGCCGTGGGCCATGGCCACGCCCTGCATCGTGTGTGAAGAGTTCTGCCCCACGTCCCCCAAGGCCATCTGGGCCGAAGACGTGGACGTGCCCAAGCGCGACAGCAAGTACGAGGAAAAGGGCGAGAAGGCGAAGATGCTCACGGTGCACGTGCAGCGCCCGCACGTGGATCCCAGCTTGTGCATCGGCTGCGGCGCCTGCGAGAAGGTGTGCCCCATCGTGGACAAGCCCGCGGTGTACGTCACCAACGCCGGCGAGACCCGTTCCAAGACGAACGTGATCCTGCTCGAGAACACGAGCTACTCGCAGAAGAGCTGA
- a CDS encoding DUF362 domain-containing protein — MDPTRRDALKRLAMTGAVLGGAAATVKLSYDRGGFGLADAEGERQVRDFEVKHDQGPIMAIAKSSTDPAELVRRAVNALGGMKRFISRGDIVAIKPNIGWDRMPVHAANTNPLVVAEVVRLAFDAGAKKVIVTDASCNEPNRCFQRSGIWRATYALGATVILPAAHRFRDVRMRGDVLDQWPVYTPLVNADKVINVPIAKHHNLSKFTASMKNWYGLLGGRRNRLHQNIDVSIADLATFMRPTLTVMDATRVLLRNGPQGGNIDDAKDMHQVVASLDQVAADAYGCTLIGEKPENVKYLALGHERGIGNMHVDQVAKVEV, encoded by the coding sequence ATGGATCCCACGCGTCGTGATGCTCTCAAGCGCTTGGCAATGACCGGCGCCGTGCTCGGCGGAGCCGCCGCGACGGTGAAGCTCAGCTACGACCGCGGTGGCTTCGGCCTGGCGGACGCCGAGGGCGAGCGCCAGGTGCGCGACTTCGAGGTGAAGCACGACCAAGGGCCGATCATGGCCATCGCCAAGAGCTCCACCGATCCGGCGGAGCTGGTGCGGCGAGCGGTGAATGCCCTGGGCGGGATGAAGCGCTTCATCTCGCGCGGGGACATCGTGGCCATCAAGCCGAACATCGGCTGGGACCGCATGCCGGTGCACGCCGCGAACACCAATCCGTTGGTGGTCGCCGAGGTGGTGCGGCTGGCCTTCGACGCGGGCGCCAAGAAGGTGATCGTGACGGACGCCTCCTGCAACGAGCCCAACCGCTGCTTCCAGCGCTCGGGGATCTGGCGCGCGACCTACGCTCTGGGGGCCACGGTGATCTTGCCGGCGGCTCATCGCTTCCGCGACGTCCGCATGCGCGGCGACGTGCTCGACCAGTGGCCGGTGTACACGCCGCTGGTGAACGCCGACAAGGTCATCAACGTTCCCATCGCCAAGCACCACAACTTGAGCAAGTTCACCGCTTCGATGAAGAACTGGTACGGCCTGCTCGGCGGCCGCCGAAACCGCCTGCACCAGAACATCGACGTGTCCATCGCGGACCTCGCTACCTTCATGCGCCCGACCCTCACGGTGATGGATGCCACGCGCGTCTTGCTCCGCAATGGGCCGCAGGGCGGCAACATCGACGATGCCAAGGACATGCACCAGGTCGTCGCCAGCCTCGATCAGGTGGCGGCGGACGCGTACGGCTGCACGCTGATCGGGGAGAAGCCCGAGAACGTGAAGTACCTCGCCCTCGGTCACGAGCGTGGCATCGGCAACATGCACGTCGACCAGGTTGCCAAAGTGGAGGTCTGA
- a CDS encoding FAD-dependent oxidoreductase: MARTIVVGAGSSGSVIARRLAERDRDVLLLEAGPDYPDPETLPADLADGGRNSMVHHDWGYKHRPTLPQVVFPFPRGRVVGGSSAVNTCIALRGQPEDYDEWGFPEWTWEKCLPAFKRLETDLDFDGPHHGTSGPLPIRRHPPEELVTWQAAFVEACRALGFPDCPDSNAPGSHGVGPHAMNKIDGRRISAAAAYLDAATRARQNLEIRANALVRRVLFQGRRAWGVELVDGTRLEASQVVLCAGAINTPHLLLRSGVGPKADLERLAVELVADVPVGQQLLDHPGTAIFLRPRFRSGIARTAPLIQTVLRYGSEGSGLDNDMMLQPGSKVNLPRVDFPLVSLMCAVNKSRGIGRLHWRSADPREKPVIESRLLEDDQDRTRAVQAMRLAQELAHTPVLHKLAAPFWPSAKVLGSDDKAHAWIKKSCDSGYHPSGTVPMGPATDARGRVHGVENLVVADASIMPTIPTANIHLTVLMMGERFGEWL; encoded by the coding sequence ATGGCCAGGACGATCGTCGTCGGCGCGGGCTCTTCGGGCTCGGTGATTGCCCGACGCCTGGCCGAACGCGATCGTGACGTCCTGCTCCTGGAGGCGGGCCCCGACTACCCGGATCCCGAAACGCTGCCCGCCGATCTCGCCGACGGCGGGCGCAACTCCATGGTGCACCACGACTGGGGCTACAAGCATCGCCCCACGCTGCCGCAGGTGGTGTTTCCGTTCCCGCGGGGCCGTGTGGTGGGCGGCTCCAGCGCGGTGAACACCTGCATTGCCCTGCGCGGTCAGCCGGAGGACTACGACGAGTGGGGCTTCCCCGAGTGGACCTGGGAAAAGTGTCTGCCCGCCTTCAAGCGCCTGGAAACAGATCTGGATTTCGACGGACCGCACCACGGCACGAGCGGCCCCTTGCCGATCCGCCGGCACCCGCCGGAAGAGCTCGTGACCTGGCAGGCCGCGTTCGTGGAGGCGTGTCGCGCGCTCGGCTTTCCGGACTGCCCGGACTCGAACGCGCCCGGTAGCCACGGCGTGGGGCCCCACGCGATGAACAAGATCGACGGACGGCGCATCAGCGCCGCCGCGGCCTACCTCGACGCCGCCACCCGTGCGCGACAGAATCTGGAAATCCGCGCGAACGCACTGGTGCGCCGCGTGCTCTTCCAGGGCCGCCGCGCTTGGGGCGTGGAGCTCGTGGATGGCACTCGCCTCGAGGCCTCGCAAGTCGTGCTCTGTGCCGGTGCCATCAACACGCCGCATCTGTTGTTGCGCTCCGGCGTGGGCCCAAAAGCCGACCTCGAACGCCTGGCAGTGGAGCTCGTGGCCGACGTCCCGGTCGGACAGCAGCTGCTCGATCACCCGGGCACGGCGATCTTCCTGCGGCCGCGCTTCCGCTCCGGCATCGCGCGCACGGCGCCGCTGATCCAAACCGTGCTGCGCTACGGCTCCGAGGGCAGCGGTCTCGACAACGACATGATGCTGCAGCCCGGCTCCAAGGTGAACCTACCGCGGGTGGACTTCCCGCTGGTGAGCTTGATGTGCGCGGTGAACAAGTCCCGCGGCATCGGCCGCCTGCACTGGCGCTCGGCGGACCCGCGAGAAAAGCCCGTCATCGAGTCGCGCCTCTTGGAAGACGATCAGGATCGCACCCGCGCCGTGCAGGCCATGCGCCTGGCCCAGGAGCTCGCCCACACCCCCGTGCTCCACAAGCTCGCCGCGCCCTTCTGGCCCAGCGCGAAAGTGCTCGGCAGCGACGACAAGGCCCACGCCTGGATCAAGAAGTCCTGCGACTCCGGCTACCACCCCTCTGGCACCGTGCCCATGGGGCCCGCGACCGACGCCCGCGGCCGCGTCCACGGCGTCGAGAACCTGGTGGTGGCGGATGCCAGCATCATGCCGACGATCCCCACCGCCAACATCCACCTCACGGTGCTGATGATGGGCGAACGCTTCGGCGAGTGGTTGTGA
- a CDS encoding FAD-binding oxidoreductase, whose amino-acid sequence MDLTRELAHVVPGARVSAAPSDRIAYARDLWPRRLIEVRAGRPAEHPPRAVVWPRSTDEVARVVRYCHERGIPIVPFGAGSGVCGAVEPDASVVIDLKDMAGFHIDAEAPLIDVEPGAMGITLEEDIQARGFTIGHFPSSILCSTVGGWLAARGAGQCSGLYGKIEDMVVSAECVLGDGEVVELQRRFGGPNMVPLVIGSEGTLGVITRTKLRLHRAPAARAYGAFSFPTIEAGWDALRVLFQAGLRPAVARLYDPIDSALMRQGTVKAPVVARPQALPKKRSTRLVSVLRNALRAPRALNAVIEAAEGNLLGGCTLVLVFEGESEAAHSDLERATLLCRELDGALLGEGPARRWFQHRYGVSYRQSPVFRLGAFSDTMEVAAPWSRLADLYDGVRHALGEHVLVMAHLSHAYPDGCSIYFTFSGVGKDDDDALAIYERAWRDALGAAIAAGGTLSHHHGVGRSKAPRLGEELGFGVELIRRVMRAWDPAGICNPGALTPREDGPAPQATPPPTLPQIDEHSLLARFSGDTPLGVAHELLARSGLELGLSEPPDPSLTIARFIAEGLPGAPDPWSDPVAQPIAGFDATLSTGEQLSVRPSPRRAVGPDLSSLFVGAREAVGSIDGATLTVRRRGAPAARQLPFHRDRHPKLEGPEQNAWERLVRAAHKK is encoded by the coding sequence GTGGATCTCACCCGAGAGCTCGCGCACGTCGTGCCGGGTGCGCGCGTGAGCGCAGCGCCGTCGGACCGCATCGCCTACGCACGAGATCTGTGGCCGCGGCGCTTGATCGAGGTGCGCGCCGGTCGCCCCGCGGAGCACCCGCCCCGCGCCGTGGTCTGGCCCCGCTCCACGGACGAGGTGGCGCGGGTGGTTCGCTACTGTCACGAGCGCGGCATTCCCATCGTGCCCTTCGGGGCCGGCAGCGGCGTGTGCGGCGCCGTGGAGCCGGACGCCAGCGTCGTGATCGATCTCAAGGACATGGCCGGCTTCCACATCGACGCCGAGGCACCGCTCATCGACGTGGAGCCCGGCGCCATGGGCATCACGTTGGAAGAGGACATCCAGGCCCGCGGTTTCACCATCGGACATTTTCCGTCGAGCATCCTTTGCTCCACCGTGGGCGGCTGGCTCGCCGCTCGCGGCGCCGGCCAGTGCTCGGGGTTGTACGGCAAGATCGAGGACATGGTGGTGAGCGCCGAGTGCGTGCTGGGCGACGGCGAGGTCGTCGAGCTCCAGCGGCGCTTCGGGGGACCCAACATGGTCCCTCTGGTGATTGGCAGCGAGGGCACCCTCGGCGTGATCACCAGGACGAAGCTCCGCTTGCACCGGGCACCGGCGGCTCGCGCCTACGGCGCCTTCTCGTTCCCGACCATCGAAGCCGGCTGGGACGCGTTGCGGGTCCTGTTCCAGGCAGGCCTCCGCCCGGCCGTCGCCCGGCTCTACGACCCCATCGACTCGGCGCTCATGCGCCAGGGTACGGTGAAGGCGCCGGTCGTCGCTCGCCCACAAGCGCTGCCGAAGAAGCGCAGCACCCGCCTGGTTTCCGTGCTCAGGAACGCGCTGCGCGCGCCGCGTGCGTTGAACGCCGTGATCGAGGCCGCGGAGGGCAATCTCCTCGGCGGCTGTACGCTGGTGCTCGTGTTCGAGGGCGAGAGCGAGGCGGCCCACTCGGATCTCGAGCGCGCCACGCTCCTATGCCGCGAGCTGGACGGCGCGCTCTTGGGTGAAGGACCGGCCCGCCGTTGGTTCCAACACCGCTACGGCGTCAGCTATCGACAATCTCCGGTGTTTCGCCTGGGTGCCTTCAGCGACACCATGGAGGTGGCCGCCCCCTGGTCGCGCCTCGCGGATCTGTATGACGGCGTGCGCCACGCCCTCGGCGAGCACGTGTTGGTGATGGCGCACCTCTCCCACGCCTATCCCGATGGCTGCAGCATCTACTTCACCTTCTCCGGCGTGGGGAAGGACGACGACGATGCCCTCGCCATCTACGAACGCGCCTGGCGTGACGCCCTCGGCGCCGCCATCGCGGCCGGCGGTACCCTGAGCCACCACCACGGCGTCGGTCGCAGCAAAGCGCCGCGCCTCGGGGAGGAGCTCGGCTTCGGCGTCGAGCTGATCCGCCGCGTGATGCGCGCCTGGGATCCCGCCGGCATCTGCAATCCGGGTGCCCTCACGCCCCGCGAGGACGGGCCCGCTCCCCAAGCCACGCCACCACCCACGCTGCCCCAGATCGACGAGCACTCGCTGCTGGCGCGCTTCTCCGGCGACACTCCGCTGGGCGTTGCACACGAGCTCCTGGCGCGCTCCGGCCTCGAGCTGGGCCTGTCCGAGCCCCCGGATCCGTCCCTCACGATCGCGCGTTTCATCGCCGAAGGCCTGCCGGGCGCGCCGGATCCGTGGAGCGACCCCGTGGCACAGCCCATCGCGGGCTTCGACGCCACGCTCTCCACCGGCGAGCAGCTCAGCGTGCGTCCGTCCCCGCGCCGCGCGGTAGGACCAGATCTGTCGTCCTTGTTCGTGGGTGCTCGCGAAGCCGTGGGAAGCATCGATGGTGCCACGCTCACGGTTCGCCGCCGCGGCGCGCCCGCCGCACGCCAGCTGCCCTTCCACCGAGACCGCCACCCGAAGCTGGAAGGTCCGGAGCAAAATGCGTGGGAGCGGCTGGTCCGAGCCGCGCACAAGAAGTAG
- a CDS encoding right-handed parallel beta-helix repeat-containing protein, translated as MRSVGVLVAMGLVLSGCGSDDPAASGAGGSAGLGGSAGSASGGSAGTGVGGNAGSGGAAAGGAGGTAGSGTGGAAGGGAGGSGGSTSGPYGHVVPADVGVTIGAGAGVPAPTTPYAGPLTITAPTTLKDVTIDGCLEIASDDVTLDNVTIDCNGLYPVKATGHKNFTLSHSTISCGSNSKVFLIDNQQSVTISKNEITGCEDFFYVNGDVDGLLVEYNYMHSLNLTPSSHADGFQIGEAATTTGAIALRGNYIDPDASGGKNDVLFATNFAENAITVEDNFFAIWGLRTLRCGGNAQCTVRTNVYAQAFENMIQPGFNGKLLFFYGSSPKTHSFECNRLADGSFVQEMEGGVDRVAGATHVTTGCPAFP; from the coding sequence ATGCGAAGCGTGGGCGTGCTGGTGGCGATGGGGTTGGTGCTGAGTGGCTGTGGTAGCGACGATCCGGCCGCTTCGGGCGCCGGCGGAAGCGCGGGGCTGGGCGGCAGTGCTGGTAGCGCGAGCGGCGGCAGTGCCGGAACTGGCGTCGGTGGGAACGCGGGGAGCGGTGGCGCCGCGGCCGGCGGCGCCGGCGGAACGGCGGGCAGCGGAACCGGTGGTGCCGCGGGCGGCGGCGCCGGAGGCAGCGGCGGCTCGACGTCGGGCCCCTACGGGCACGTGGTGCCTGCCGACGTCGGCGTCACCATTGGCGCTGGGGCCGGGGTGCCTGCTCCGACGACACCCTACGCGGGCCCTCTGACGATCACCGCGCCCACCACCTTGAAGGACGTGACCATCGACGGTTGTTTGGAAATCGCGAGCGACGACGTGACGCTCGACAACGTGACCATCGACTGCAACGGCTTGTATCCAGTGAAGGCCACCGGTCACAAGAACTTCACGCTCTCTCACAGCACCATCAGCTGTGGCAGCAACTCCAAGGTCTTCCTGATCGACAACCAGCAGAGCGTCACCATCTCCAAGAACGAGATCACGGGCTGCGAGGACTTCTTCTACGTCAACGGTGACGTGGACGGCCTGCTGGTCGAGTACAACTACATGCACTCGCTGAATCTCACTCCCAGCTCCCACGCGGATGGCTTTCAGATCGGCGAGGCGGCCACCACTACCGGCGCCATCGCCCTCCGCGGCAACTACATCGACCCCGATGCCAGCGGCGGCAAGAACGACGTCCTGTTCGCTACCAACTTCGCCGAAAACGCGATCACGGTGGAAGACAACTTCTTCGCGATCTGGGGCCTTCGCACCCTGCGCTGCGGCGGCAACGCCCAGTGCACGGTGCGCACCAACGTCTACGCGCAGGCCTTCGAAAACATGATTCAGCCGGGATTCAACGGAAAGCTGTTGTTCTTCTACGGCAGCTCGCCGAAGACCCACAGCTTCGAGTGCAATCGACTCGCGGACGGCAGCTTCGTCCAGGAAATGGAGGGCGGCGTGGATCGCGTCGCGGGCGCCACCCACGTCACCACCGGCTGCCCTGCCTTCCCCTGA
- a CDS encoding DUF1385 domain-containing protein, whose product MMRSPQSFAAVVRRKNGALVVREEAMLDTRTGMRGWPMVRGVITLVEALKLGSKALRFSADIYEADLEEEEKAAKKPGTLAMLSLPIIALLTTEPDDPGQSSGEGGKKLFTFLSIAFAIGLFVALPQAFAAGTSKVFHLGLDVRSVGFQVLTGAAKLSILIGYMLVIRRMPEIYRVFQYHGAEHKSIYTYEAGEDLTVDNARTKTTLHPRCGTTFLVMVALVSILVFSALGPFLPELGLGKLGDNVLFFLMKLPFLPVIAAITFEMQRLLARYGKGPLKLLLWPGFLVQKITTIEPDDAQLEVALAALRATLRRELGARANADGDATFESFESLASETPSAA is encoded by the coding sequence ATGATGCGCTCGCCGCAATCCTTTGCCGCAGTGGTGCGCCGCAAGAATGGCGCCCTGGTGGTGCGCGAAGAAGCCATGCTGGATACCCGCACCGGCATGCGGGGATGGCCCATGGTGCGCGGCGTGATCACGCTGGTAGAAGCGTTGAAGCTCGGCAGCAAGGCGCTGCGCTTCAGCGCCGACATCTACGAAGCGGACCTGGAAGAAGAAGAGAAGGCGGCGAAGAAGCCGGGCACGCTGGCGATGCTATCGCTGCCCATCATCGCGCTGCTCACGACGGAGCCGGACGACCCGGGGCAGAGCAGCGGCGAGGGCGGCAAGAAGCTGTTCACGTTCCTGTCCATCGCCTTCGCCATCGGGCTGTTCGTGGCGCTGCCCCAGGCGTTTGCCGCGGGCACGAGCAAGGTGTTCCACCTGGGTTTGGACGTGCGCAGCGTCGGCTTCCAGGTACTGACGGGCGCGGCCAAGCTCAGCATTCTCATCGGCTACATGCTCGTGATCCGGCGCATGCCCGAGATCTATCGCGTGTTTCAGTATCACGGCGCGGAGCACAAATCGATTTACACCTACGAGGCGGGCGAAGATCTCACGGTGGACAACGCACGCACGAAGACCACGCTCCACCCGCGCTGCGGCACCACCTTCTTGGTGATGGTGGCGTTGGTGTCCATCCTGGTGTTCAGCGCGCTGGGACCGTTCTTGCCGGAGCTGGGCCTCGGCAAGCTGGGCGACAACGTGCTCTTCTTCCTGATGAAGCTGCCGTTCTTGCCCGTGATCGCGGCCATCACCTTCGAGATGCAGCGCCTGCTCGCGCGCTACGGCAAGGGACCGCTGAAGCTGCTCCTGTGGCCGGGATTCCTGGTGCAGAAGATCACCACCATCGAGCCGGACGACGCGCAGCTGGAGGTGGCCCTGGCGGCCCTTCGAGCAACGCTGCGCCGGGAGCTGGGCGCGCGAGCCAACGCCGACGGCGACGCCACTTTCGAGAGCTTCGAGTCACTGGCCTCGGAGACTCCATCGGCAGCGTGA
- the prfA gene encoding peptide chain release factor 1: protein MIPVDKLRSIVRRREELEQLLCDPSVLADPGKLRTLNRERTQLEPVVAAFDQWSKLEKQIADDREALSDPELGPLAEEELPGLEAEKTQLERSIQILLLPQDPNDEKNTLLEIRAGTGGEEAALFAADLFRMYTRYAEGKGWRMEVMSQSEAAAGGLKEIIALVTGTRVYSSLKYEGGVHRVQRVPATEAQGRIHTSTATVAVLPEAEDVDVVLDDKDLRFDIAASGGPGGQGVNTTNSAVQVTHLPTGMIVKCQDERSQIKNKAKALKVLRSRLLDLEQKKQDEAIRDERRGMVRAGDRSEKIRTYNFPQNRITDHRVGITLYKLDRVMEGELNELIDAVVSFQQAALLEEQDPGGPPEDEPA from the coding sequence GTGATCCCCGTCGACAAGCTTCGCTCCATCGTTCGGCGACGCGAGGAGCTGGAACAGCTCTTGTGCGATCCGTCGGTGCTGGCCGACCCGGGCAAGCTGCGCACGCTGAACCGCGAGCGCACGCAGCTCGAGCCGGTGGTGGCGGCGTTCGATCAGTGGAGCAAGCTCGAAAAGCAGATCGCCGACGACCGCGAGGCGCTCTCGGATCCCGAGCTGGGGCCGCTGGCGGAAGAGGAGCTGCCGGGGCTGGAAGCAGAGAAGACCCAGCTCGAGCGGTCGATCCAGATCCTGCTCTTGCCGCAAGATCCGAACGACGAAAAGAACACGCTGCTCGAGATCCGCGCGGGTACCGGTGGCGAGGAAGCCGCGCTGTTCGCCGCGGATCTGTTTCGCATGTACACCCGCTACGCCGAGGGCAAGGGCTGGCGCATGGAGGTGATGAGCCAGAGCGAAGCGGCCGCCGGCGGGCTGAAGGAGATCATCGCGCTGGTCACGGGCACCCGGGTGTACTCCAGCTTGAAGTACGAGGGCGGCGTGCACCGCGTGCAGCGGGTACCCGCAACGGAAGCGCAGGGTCGCATCCACACCTCCACGGCCACCGTGGCGGTGCTGCCCGAGGCCGAAGACGTGGACGTGGTGCTGGACGACAAGGATCTGCGCTTCGACATCGCTGCCAGCGGCGGCCCCGGCGGCCAGGGCGTGAACACCACCAACAGCGCGGTGCAAGTCACCCACCTGCCCACCGGCATGATCGTGAAGTGCCAGGACGAGCGCAGCCAGATCAAGAACAAGGCGAAGGCGCTCAAGGTGCTGCGCAGCCGTCTCTTGGATCTGGAGCAGAAGAAGCAGGACGAAGCGATTCGAGACGAACGCCGCGGCATGGTGCGCGCCGGTGATCGCTCGGAGAAGATCCGTACCTACAACTTCCCTCAGAATCGCATCACGGATCACCGCGTGGGGATCACGCTGTACAAGCTGGATCGCGTGATGGAGGGCGAGCTGAACGAGCTGATCGACGCCGTGGTCAGCTTCCAACAGGCCGCGCTGCTGGAAGAACAAGATCCGGGCGGTCCGCCCGAGGACGAGCCGGCGTGA